A region of the Ranitomeya variabilis isolate aRanVar5 chromosome 5, aRanVar5.hap1, whole genome shotgun sequence genome:
gcatttaactcatcaggggccagttgtactgttatgatccggtgacctaggagcagcatgagactttctctggagtaggtggaacctgtactgaccgcaaaccctaaactgacaccgcaactagaagtagccgtggggtgtacctaacacatcctagacacctcgacacagccggaggactaaatacccctatagatggaaatgggaatgctaccttgcctcagagcagaaccccaaaggataggcagccccccacaaatattgactgtgagtaggagaggaaagacacacgcaggcagaaaacaggatttagcaaaagaggccactctagctaaataggaaaggataggacagaatactaggcggtcagtattaaaaccctaaaaatatccacagcagataatacaaaaattccaccatctaactaaagacatggaatgtatatctgcatctcctgagaatccaacttgactgagaaaatcctaacacagtctaagctggacaaaaaaaaacaatgaatagcactgaattataaagcacacagcatgtgtgctgcagaaacaataaccagacacttatctttgcagatttggcagcagggcaggaggaaccagacagagatgcaaaacctccatgaacaatggaaaactggcaaggactaatgaatcttgcacacctaaatactgcagtcagaactgcaatcagcagagacacctgaccaggattgcagcccagggacaactgcattaccaccaacaaccaccggagggaacccaagagcagaattcacaactgaCGCCGCAGCTGGTGGTGATGAGACCGTCTCATTAACCGCCACTGCAGCAACCACAACTGCTGCGAGACTCTCACCACTAACAACCAGTGGGGTCTCCACCAACCCTGCTGACCCCGAACCACCAACACCACCCTGCCAAATTTCGCAAGGACCTGACACCCGTGATCAAAAACCAGGACCATACTAAAAAATTCCGACACCACCTCGCTCACATGTTCAGTACTCGCCACACTACCAGCTGCCAAACCCCTCCTAAAATACCGCTAACTCGCATCCATATCATTCACATTTTCCCCAGGGCGCATGTGAATCACGTGACTTACCAGGTTGATTATTAGGGAGTCTCCCAGCAGCCGTCTCATGTCCTCTGCGACGATAACCTTCGCTGTCTGCACCGTCAGACGAAATTTGGCCCTAGACTTCAGAGGCACAGTCTGGTTCAGGAACATCGCCAGGTAAGTCCGACGTAGTCAACCCACCACTAGACCTGGACCTCCTATCCACCATGGCATGTTGTCTGGATGAAGGAGAGACTTCAGCTGTATACCTGCAGACTGAATCCCTGGCAGTGATCTGCCCTCTCTCATGAAAATCACCCTGGCCTTCACTGCTGCTGACAACCTGGATGGGTCACCTCCTGGCCCCCCACACCAAACTTCTGGATCTTCGTCCCCATGATTGTGCTGCTCCTGAAGCCCGGGATCCGACTGGATGCTCCAGATGTTCCTCTGTGTCAGCTCCATCTGACCGGGTCTCCATTCTACCCACCGCTGCTGCCTGAGCCTGGCGCAGCTGCGCCTGGTGTGGCTGCACCTCCCTCTCCGTAGCATCTGCTCCCATTGTGCATACAGCAGCCTGGTTCTGGTGCTGATGGGCCTGCCGCTCCTCTGCCAGCTCCATCCTCGCCACTGCAGTCGAGGCCCTGCTCCTCCGAGCTGGCCGCACTTCCTGGTCAGCAATACCACCTGACCGGGATGACATCAAAAAAGGGGCAGAGCAAGTGATGTCACTTCTGCCAGCTCCTGGCACCTGCCGATGCTGAGGAACTCCCCCAGAGCGACACCCAGTGGCCGGAGGCTGGAATTGCAGTGAAGATCCGAATGGTTCTCTGGATGAGCTCTGCTGCTGGCGCCTGGTCCGGGGAGTCACATCCAGGCTAAATCACTTTGGTAGTTGGGACCTCCTGGTGCAACCCAGAGGCTCCACAGATGCAGCCACCTCAGCATTTCCACCATCAGCGTTCCACATCTGCAGCTGATCCTGTAGctgctgtcctctgcttgtagCCAAGGCACGGATCTCCTGGAAAAGAGCCCCCATGACATTCAGGTAAGCTACTATCCTCCTGACTGAACTACCCCCTCCGCCCCTCACCTTATGTACCCTCCCACAGGATACCTTCCACTAGACAATCACAAAAACCCACATCTTTCCCCTGACCCTGTACTCCTCCCCCATAAATGTGCACTCAAACTCAATCCCTTACCACGCAAAGTTAAGGCCTAGCAACCTCCTTAGTCATGTGGCCCTCCCTTTAAGACTCCTATGGGGAATAAGGTCCGGGCCATACTATACTCTAAGAAAGTCATCTGGTGTAAATTAATTTCTGCAGCATGAAAGCGGCCATAAACATACAGCCGATGTCATGAAGATCATGGAAAATGATGTTAAGCATAAGAAAAACAAGGGGTTCTGAAAGTCATGATACATCCCCAACCGATCTCTGATCTCAACAAAATCATGTTTGTGTGGGATTGTTTGAAGAGACAGGAGAATTTGTGCAAACTTACAGGAAATCCACAGAAATCTGTGGatacttctccaagatgtttggaacaacctcctagcCAACTTCCTTCAAGGACTATGGGTAAATGTCCCTGGAAGAATTAATGCTTTGATCCTGTTTGGAAGGCAAAGGTTGGTAGCATCCAAAATTAATTTGATTTATATTTTTCTTTGCATCTTGttatttgataaaaataaacttttaacacttctaatttttaaattatttttaactgcTTAATTCTTGAGCCTCCTGCTAATACTATCTCACTGCATTTTATATACAGTAAAGTACTTTATATTTTTGTAAGTTTACACATTGTGGGTATTGAGCATACAAAACATGAAAGCTTTTATACCAAAATTCTCTGAAGGCAAGATAATTATCAATTCATTTAAACCTCTGGTCTCTTTTCTCTAGAACATTCACTTGAGGGTGATTATCGGGATCCAGTGGGCATTTTCTATGTTCTTCTGAGACTATAAAAGACGCGAACGTCTGAAACATTTCGCCTTTACATCAGAAGAGCCAACAATGCGAAGATATCATTTCACAGATGAAAATATCCCAAAATTCTATTGAGCCTCCTCTAATAATGAAAACCATCACTAAGTATAATATGACACTTGTTTTTAGTGGGCTACATTCCCAGACTTTATACCTGAACTTGAATAAATACTCTTAATTTTTAGGAGAAAATAATTCTTGGATACTTATTGATATATAAATGATGTGTGAGGAGAATCAGACACAAGTCACTCAGATACGTCTTCTTGGATTCCAAAGTCTTTCCAAATACAAACCTCTTCTATTCCTTCTGCTTACCCTGAGTTACATATGTATACTGGGAGGGAATCTTCTCATTATCCTTCTAGTGACCATCATTGACCAACTCAAAACTCCAATGTTTTTCTTACTGAAGCATTTATCCATAGCAGATGTCTTACTGACCACCTGGGTTATCCCCATGATGTTAGGCATTATGTTTGTTGAGGAAGGAGTTTTGTCCCTTTGGGGTTGTATGACACAGCTTTAtttcttttgtatattttgcacTGTTCAATGTTTCCTCATTGTCATTATGTCTTATGATCGGTATTTGGCCATTTGTCATCCGTTacgatattcctcactaataagtcTGGATCTTTGCCTTCGACTTGTTATGGGTGCTTGGTTTTTGATCATTGTGCTCATTTCAAGTGAGTTCCTTGTTTATAGTCAGTCTAACTTCTGTGGCTTGAATTACATAGACCATTTCTTTTGTGACTTTGGTCCATTAATGGAATTGGCCACTTCAGACATTTCCATTGTAATGTTGCAAGACTTTGTTTATGGCATCTTTTCGCTTTTTTTCCCATTTGCTTTTATTATTGTTACCTACTTTTGCATTTTCTTTACGATCCATAACATTTCTTATGGTAGAAGAAAAGCCTTCTCCACATGTAGCTCCCACCTGACCACAGTATGTGCATATTACGGCACCCTAATCGAAGTCTACATGGCTCCATCTGATGAGAGCTCATCCAATATCAACAAATACAGGTCTCTGTTGTATATAGTAGTTACACCATTGATGAATCCTATTATCTACAGTCTGAGGAACAATGAGATTAGGAGAGCTATGCAAAAGatgagatatatttttttttacacaaaatgagTTTAAATGTTCAGCTCAGTGGTAATATGTGACAGCCTTATGCAACTATGAATCAAATCATTAACCAAATCATTGTTTTCAATCCATTAGAAGTTTTAGCGCAGCTAGAGATGAGTAGATTGATTAAAAGCAAATTAAATTTGCTTCAAATTTCACAGAAAATGGACAGGTCAGAATCCACTATTTTTATAATTGATTCCtttgaattcagcaaaatggcttcTGGCAGATCAACATTTTAGGGCTGGGAAgacgtaaaataataaaataatatgccGTCTTCACCCATCACGTGACCAGCGCTCCTACCGATTCTGCACTAGGATGTGGACAGATAACACTTAGGTAATGACTATTAATGGCCTTCAGGCACCTTTATTTCACATATAATAAAGTTGTGAATCCAATTTCCAGGCCAAATTCGATTGAACCTCCTAAATTTGAAATTTGGGAGATTTATTCATTTCTAGCTTCAACATGCAGAGACTTACTGACATGCAGTGTATCAGCAACTTTCTAAATAGGGCAACACATCTTTCTATGGATTGAAAGGAAAATACTGGATTCCTTCAATTTGAGtggtgcaaacattttttttatttctatatttgGTTTAAACTTGCTTGAAAGATAATTTGCTTTCTAACAATGGATAGAGGAACACGTTGAGCTTTCTTTTGTCAAAtattgtgacgacacagcattaatTCGGAATTATCCAGATGTATTATGTCAGTAGGCCCAGGAACATGAGCTAGAGTTCATGTGAGAAGTAAGGTTGACTCATATTGTCAATTGAATTAATGTTCAGTGGCTGCCATTTGTGGACTGGTTGTTGATTAGCTATTGTGTCTGTCCTAATATtgcagtcctagtattgttctatTATCTTCACGAAATATGATATGCGaacaatgtttgttaatatgttgatgacccattggtGTTCTGCAAATATGAAGAACAATCTATGCATTTTGtttgaacactccagcagtgaTGGATGGCCTCCTTCCACCTTCACCCAAGCCTGTGGAGGAATGCCTGAATGAGAAGTTGTGAGCTATAATATGGAGGACCTCACTGTGTTTATAGAGACTGCACATTACAGTAACCATGGATCATGGCTCCAACTAAAAAAGTAGAGAGCTGCTACTTTGACCGTGACTGAACCCTCAAAGACATTTGGAGAATcctggttgggacaatcaggtcacctggcctcgTACATTAATGGACAGCTCTCGGTCAGCTTCCTAAGGTTgtcgttaccttctctctgtgcgTGTCACAGGTGGAGTaatcggccctggaagctctgaattcACAGCTGCTGTTATTCTGGTGAGTCAGCTGAAGGGTGAGACTGTGATTTGCACCATCCTGGGtagttgctgggactgttctatatgttattgtttgtTAGTGGTTCCATaagttattgccacactgttttacccgcaccttgtgttgtctgagtagtattataccCACAGTAAAACGAgagtgggcattcagtgggatgacccCTTGTCCATGATGTCTCGAGCCAGTGGACTAGATCACCCACTGACCACCGTATCTACTGTTCATAGTTCACAAATAATATTTCTGCCTGTGTTTTTTCCTAGTCGGTCCTCCTGGAACTCAGCATGTTTACAGAAGATTCTCCTATGTTATGCTTTTGTAGCATGACTGTCCTACTGGTTCAGAGCAAGCTACCTGATCATTTGTGCCAGCCTGCATCACCAGCCTTCAGCCAACTTTACGACCCAAACTTATGGGTCCCTGAGAAAATTCAATAAATTATGAAGTCTGGAGATCTGGTAAATGGAGTAGATTGTGCTAAGCTTGTCCATGGTAGCCATTTTTGAGAAtgcatatttttgtaaaaaatgaGAATTGAATTATGTTCTGATCTTTTTGCTTATATCTACTATTAATTTAATAAATATTAAAGATTAGAGTTGATCAACTTtctcttttttaggatcgagtcaggtttcgcgaaacccgactttctcaaaagtcaggtcgggtgaaatcggacgattattgcgaaaagtcgggggccaactgaaacacgaaacccaatgcaagtcaatggggaatcaaagtcggcagtgagtggaggacaggaaaacacctacagtgcccattttaatgccaaaaacatcaactcttgttactgaagcttgtcaatcttaatttactttataataatagttaggccttGAAAACTGAGGGTCatctggctaaagttgtgggggggtaggcctggctcaagattttcgtgggcccaggaaacacgaaaTACGTAATTGCGGTGGAGCATGGAGAGGAaagcatttcaactttgcaagtgctgtgatcctgagcaagcagggggggcctactcattggcattggcactggcacagggcccctcatagtacagcggtgtgtttgacggtgggtggtgcctcccaccggcagagacacttttgcgtactatgaggggccctgtgccagtgacatcgccaacgagtatgccccccacctgatgaaggaacctgcactttcatctgcaccttcctctttgtccctgtgtaaggtggtatattatgcgggaaggggaacctgatttcagcagggtcagattctggcagtgtagagtgcaaggggaatgtagtagtctgggtcaatgtaccagcagactcatctagcagtggctgggcaatgggtaggatgaggaggaaacacagatataggcccaaataatgaagtaggctaaatgcagttcaaaaatggtaacaggactaaactggcggcattgctttgttcagcggaggacaactgtaaggaggggctgacacagttagtaggcccaaataagtaagtaggttaaagggaacctgtcaccacgtttttggaagatgggataaaaatagtgttaaataggTGCAGAGGTGGGCGTAACATTAGtgcgtttgttatgcgtttattacccacctaagttgccgaaatacctttgcaaagtctccgttttcgcctgtcaatcaggctggtctggtcagatgggtgtggtgtcttcacccagatttggcgtagttttccgttggtggcgtagtggtgtgcgcatgcccaaggtcccgaatcctctgccaggggatttcaaagagcgcggtgtctgttattgcattggtgatcggtgggcgcggccatcttcctttggccgcgcgtgcgcagaagcggcgctctgctggccgcggcttcaggaaaatggccgcgggatgccgcgcgtgcgcagatggatatcgcggcggccattttcctgaagccgcggccagcagagcgccgcttctgcgcacgcgcggccaaaggaagatggccgcgcccaccgatcaccaatgcaataacggacaccgcgctctttgaaatcccctggcagaggattcgggaccttgggcatgcgcacaccactacgccaccaacggaaaactacgccaaatctgggtgaagacaccacacccatctgaccagaccagcctgattgacaggcgaaaacggagactttgcaaaggtatttcggcaacttaggtgggtaataaacgcataacaaacgcaCTAATGTTACGCCCACCTCTgcacctatttaacgctatttttatcccatcttccaaaaatgtggtgacaggttccctttaaaagcagttcaaaaatggtaacaggactaaacaggcggcattgctttgttcagtggaggacaactgtaaggaggggctgacacagttagtaggcccaaataagtaagtagtgtcacgctcatgccctgactggtgggcgtgagctcggagggtttgtgaccccactgtgccacaaaccagactaccctggaagggacgtgactatgacagctgcctgggttttcactggagcctctgatggtaaggTTAGGCttatgcagcaggcagctgccatgtGCTACTCCAGggtagtgtctggctgtggctgctgatcccacttgggaaacaggaacaccaggattgctgcgggcatcaggcaggaaacacaggactggctagaatGGCAGGAACAcacgactggaaggcacggcaggaaacacaggactgacag
Encoded here:
- the LOC143774601 gene encoding olfactory receptor 5G9-like, with the protein product MMCEENQTQVTQIRLLGFQSLSKYKPLLFLLLTLSYICILGGNLLIILLVTIIDQLKTPMFFLLKHLSIADVLLTTWVIPMMLGIMFVEEGVLSLWGCMTQLYFFCIFCTVQCFLIVIMSYDRYLAICHPLRYSSLISLDLCLRLVMGAWFLIIVLISSEFLVYSQSNFCGLNYIDHFFCDFGPLMELATSDISIVMLQDFVYGIFSLFFPFAFIIVTYFCIFFTIHNISYGRRKAFSTCSSHLTTVCAYYGTLIEVYMAPSDESSSNINKYRSLLYIVVTPLMNPIIYSLRNNEIRRAMQKMRYIFFYTK